A stretch of Faecalibacterium duncaniae DNA encodes these proteins:
- a CDS encoding glycosyltransferase family 2 protein: MDQPLVSIILPVYNAQNHLARCIGSILNQTYKNIELIILNDGSKDHSLPVCEEFRAKDSRIVLVDKENSGVSDTRNLGLKLAGGEYVQFVDSDDYIDPDFTQHLVEAAETHHADLVIAPYKMVIPAGATKPEQVLEKLEDNLGVMSVARPPEVREYGFLPAGVYDKDTFALRLMDKPASYFYSVLWNKLYRRILLTGNDIQFTSELKWAEDLVFNMQYIQYAEAFVSIDKAGYYYVQNPQSICHTQINPASIVQNKIQTFRYYKDLYTRLGMYEEVRPQLYKFLVDIAESTYPSGPFKKIIEEAKEYWKNRKE, translated from the coding sequence ATGGATCAGCCGCTCGTCAGCATCATCCTGCCCGTATACAACGCTCAGAATCATCTGGCCCGCTGCATCGGCAGCATCCTGAACCAGACCTATAAAAACATTGAACTCATCATCCTGAACGATGGCTCCAAGGATCACAGCCTGCCCGTGTGTGAGGAGTTTCGCGCCAAGGACAGCCGCATCGTGCTGGTGGACAAGGAGAACTCCGGCGTGTCCGACACCCGCAACCTGGGCCTGAAGCTGGCCGGGGGCGAGTATGTCCAGTTCGTGGACAGCGATGACTACATCGACCCGGACTTCACCCAGCATCTGGTGGAAGCCGCCGAGACGCACCACGCAGATCTTGTGATTGCGCCCTACAAGATGGTGATCCCCGCCGGGGCCACAAAGCCCGAGCAGGTGCTGGAAAAGCTGGAGGACAATCTGGGCGTGATGAGTGTTGCCCGGCCCCCTGAGGTGCGGGAATACGGTTTCCTGCCCGCCGGGGTCTACGACAAGGACACCTTTGCCCTGCGGCTGATGGATAAGCCTGCCTCCTACTTTTACAGTGTGCTCTGGAACAAGCTCTACCGCCGCATCCTGCTCACCGGCAATGACATCCAGTTCACCAGCGAGCTGAAATGGGCCGAGGATCTGGTGTTCAACATGCAGTATATCCAGTATGCCGAGGCCTTTGTTTCCATTGACAAAGCCGGTTACTACTACGTCCAGAATCCCCAGAGCATCTGCCACACCCAGATCAACCCGGCCTCCATCGTGCAGAACAAGATCCAGACGTTCCGGTATTATAAAGACCTCTACACCCGCCTTGGGATGTACGAGGAGGTGCGGCCCCAGCTGTACAAGTTCCTGGTGGATATCGCCGAGAGCACCTACCCCTCCGGCCCCTTCAAAAAGATCATTGAGGAAGCCAAGGAATATTGGAAAAACCGGAAAGAATAA
- a CDS encoding LytR/AlgR family response regulator transcription factor: MIFHIAVCSPDPVLRGRVQRHCMEYYARRADACIVEQLESTAALLRQEEAGSRYELYLIELPAANPCSGLQAAAELRRRGVRAPLAFLAHTTAYAYEAFRVNAMQYLHIPFRPEQLTALLDRATEPEYGPVIPVATAMGLRALPFADIEYLECTHHVVHYHLASGEDVASLSLRVPFSEVAKPLLADARFLQPHRSYVVNLAAAAQLSAGELWMRSGARVPIPRGREPAVRAAFRAFLEG, translated from the coding sequence ATGATCTTTCACATTGCGGTGTGCAGCCCGGACCCTGTGCTGCGGGGCCGGGTGCAGCGCCACTGCATGGAATATTATGCCCGCCGGGCCGATGCCTGCATCGTGGAGCAGCTGGAAAGCACGGCGGCCCTGCTGCGGCAGGAGGAAGCAGGCTCCCGGTACGAGCTCTACCTCATCGAGCTGCCTGCCGCCAACCCGTGCAGCGGCCTGCAGGCGGCTGCAGAGCTGCGCCGCCGGGGTGTGCGGGCCCCGCTGGCCTTTCTGGCCCACACCACGGCCTATGCCTACGAAGCGTTCCGGGTGAACGCGATGCAGTACCTGCATATCCCGTTCCGTCCGGAGCAGCTGACAGCCCTGCTGGACCGGGCCACCGAGCCGGAATACGGCCCGGTCATCCCGGTCGCCACGGCCATGGGTCTGCGGGCCCTGCCCTTTGCGGACATCGAATATCTGGAGTGCACCCATCATGTGGTGCACTACCACCTTGCCAGCGGCGAGGACGTGGCCTCCCTCTCCCTGCGGGTGCCCTTTTCCGAGGTGGCAAAGCCCCTGCTGGCCGATGCCCGTTTTCTGCAGCCCCACCGCTCCTATGTGGTCAACCTTGCCGCCGCCGCCCAGCTCTCCGCCGGAGAGCTCTGGATGCGCAGCGGGGCACGGGTGCCCATCCCCCGGGGGCGTGAGCCCGCCGTAAGGGCGGCGTTCCGGGCGTTTCTGGAAGGGTAA
- a CDS encoding heavy metal translocating P-type ATPase, with the protein MNKKQKKNLYRIIAALVLVLILKLLPQFPTPVELLLYCIPYLVVGWDVLRKALLGIKNRQPFDECFLMAVATVGAFALGDYVEGCAVIIFYQIGELFQSVAVGKSRQSISSLMDIRPDYANVEDEDGKLEQVDPDDVEVGTVIVVQPGERVPIDGIIVEGTSALNTAALTGESLPRDVRSGDEVISGCVNMTGLLKVRTTKEFGESTVSKILDLVENSSMKKARTENFITRFARVYTPAVCYGALALAFVPPIVLLLMGQPARFGDWIYRALTFLVISCPCALVISIPLSFFGGIGGASACGILVKGSTYLEELARTGIVVFDKTGTLTQGTFKVVGIHPENGVTGDALVEAAALAESWSKHPISLSIKNAYGKDIDPNRVTDVQELGGHGVTAKVDGKTVAAGNARLMAKLGLTVPEITEPGTIVHVAMEGRYAGYLLIADVVKPHSAAAIKGLKQAGVRKTVMLTGDAEPVAKAVSAELGLDEYHAGLLPGDKVDQIETLLAAKQPKENLAFVGDGINDAPVLSRADVGIAMGALGSDAAIEAADVVLMDDDPAKIALAMRIARRTLRIVYQNIVFALAIKFACLVLGALGLASMWTAIFADVGVMVLAVLNATRALYTKDLAKKNAQ; encoded by the coding sequence ATGAATAAAAAGCAGAAGAAGAACCTGTACCGGATCATTGCTGCTCTGGTGCTGGTGCTCATCCTCAAATTGCTGCCCCAGTTCCCCACGCCGGTGGAGCTGCTGCTCTACTGCATCCCCTATCTGGTGGTCGGCTGGGATGTGCTCCGCAAGGCACTGCTGGGCATCAAGAACCGCCAGCCCTTTGACGAGTGCTTCCTGATGGCTGTTGCCACCGTGGGCGCGTTTGCGCTGGGCGATTATGTGGAGGGCTGTGCCGTTATCATCTTCTACCAGATCGGCGAGCTGTTCCAGAGCGTGGCCGTGGGCAAGAGCCGCCAGAGCATTTCCAGCCTGATGGATATCCGCCCCGATTACGCCAACGTTGAGGACGAGGACGGCAAACTGGAGCAGGTGGATCCCGATGATGTGGAGGTGGGCACCGTGATCGTGGTCCAGCCCGGCGAGCGGGTGCCCATTGATGGCATCATCGTGGAGGGAACCTCTGCCCTGAACACCGCCGCCCTGACCGGCGAGAGCCTGCCCCGGGATGTCCGCTCCGGCGATGAGGTCATCAGCGGCTGTGTGAACATGACCGGCCTGCTGAAGGTCAGAACCACCAAGGAGTTCGGCGAATCCACCGTTTCCAAGATCCTCGACCTTGTGGAAAATTCCAGCATGAAGAAGGCCCGCACCGAGAACTTCATCACCCGCTTTGCCCGGGTCTACACCCCCGCTGTCTGCTACGGCGCACTGGCACTGGCCTTTGTTCCCCCCATCGTTCTGCTGCTGATGGGCCAGCCCGCCCGCTTCGGTGACTGGATCTATCGCGCCCTGACCTTCCTGGTCATCAGCTGCCCCTGCGCTCTGGTCATCTCCATCCCGCTGAGCTTCTTCGGCGGCATCGGCGGCGCGTCTGCCTGCGGCATCCTGGTCAAGGGCTCCACCTATCTGGAAGAGCTGGCCCGCACCGGCATCGTGGTGTTTGATAAGACCGGCACCCTGACCCAGGGCACCTTCAAGGTGGTGGGCATCCACCCCGAAAACGGTGTGACCGGGGACGCCCTTGTGGAAGCCGCCGCACTGGCCGAGAGCTGGTCCAAGCACCCCATCTCCCTGAGCATCAAGAACGCTTACGGCAAGGACATTGACCCGAACCGTGTGACCGATGTGCAGGAGCTGGGCGGCCACGGCGTGACCGCAAAGGTGGACGGCAAAACCGTCGCTGCCGGCAACGCCCGCCTGATGGCAAAGCTGGGCCTGACAGTTCCCGAGATCACCGAGCCGGGCACCATCGTCCATGTTGCCATGGAGGGCAGATACGCAGGCTATCTGCTCATCGCTGATGTGGTCAAACCCCACAGTGCCGCTGCCATCAAGGGCCTGAAACAGGCCGGTGTCCGCAAGACGGTCATGCTGACCGGCGACGCAGAGCCTGTGGCAAAGGCCGTTTCCGCCGAGCTGGGGCTGGATGAATACCATGCAGGTCTGCTGCCCGGCGACAAGGTGGACCAGATCGAAACGCTCCTCGCCGCAAAGCAGCCCAAAGAAAACCTCGCTTTTGTGGGCGACGGCATCAACGATGCCCCGGTTTTGTCCCGTGCCGATGTGGGCATCGCCATGGGTGCTCTGGGCTCCGATGCTGCCATCGAGGCCGCTGACGTTGTCCTGATGGACGATGACCCGGCCAAGATCGCGCTGGCCATGCGCATTGCCCGCCGCACCCTGCGCATCGTGTATCAGAACATCGTGTTTGCTCTGGCAATCAAGTTCGCCTGCCTGGTGCTGGGTGCGCTGGGTCTGGCCAGCATGTGGACCGCCATCTTCGCCGATGTGGGTGTGATGGTGCTGGCTGTGCTGAACGCCACCCGTGCCCTGTACACCAAAGATCTTGCAAAAAAGAACGCGCAGTGA
- a CDS encoding ArsR/SmtB family transcription factor: protein MIGLEQMTPAGQENTEPVVMPDDEVLYELADLFRVFGDSTRIKILYALHDNELCVQDIANAVQLSQSAVSHQLRVLKDTKLVRFRRDGKTVYYALDDDHVRSILSMGMDHIEE, encoded by the coding sequence ATGATCGGATTGGAGCAGATGACCCCGGCGGGGCAGGAAAACACGGAACCGGTGGTGATGCCGGATGACGAGGTGCTGTATGAGCTGGCCGACCTGTTCCGGGTGTTCGGCGACTCCACCCGCATCAAGATCTTATATGCGCTGCATGACAATGAGCTCTGCGTGCAGGACATTGCCAATGCGGTGCAGCTGAGCCAGTCGGCAGTGAGCCACCAGCTTCGGGTGCTCAAGGACACCAAGCTCGTGCGCTTCCGCCGGGATGGCAAAACCGTTTACTATGCACTGGATGATGACCATGTGAGAAGCATCCTCTCGATGGGCATGGACCACATTGAGGAGTAA
- a CDS encoding TIGR02206 family membrane protein produces the protein MNDFWKSYDITHAELGPNFRCYPLYGKIHLIELALSLVFIVGMALWYRRSSASARRRILVGVTIALLADEAALLLGMALTGQWNWSYLPLHLCSINVFVCLYNTLTDQNWCKEELYALCIPGAALALLCPSWLDVPSWWTLINLHSISIHALLVLYPVLLVVRGYRPSARRAPQVLAFLFGSALPIYFLNKPLNTNFYFLNNPYGNVITSAFTRLLGEKYYILGFLPAIAVALCLMYLPWVVADARHKKRK, from the coding sequence ATGAACGACTTCTGGAAATCCTACGATATCACCCATGCGGAGCTTGGCCCGAACTTCCGGTGTTACCCGCTGTACGGTAAAATCCATTTGATCGAGCTTGCCCTCTCGTTGGTGTTCATTGTGGGGATGGCCCTGTGGTACCGCCGCAGCTCGGCCTCTGCCCGGCGGCGCATCCTCGTGGGCGTTACCATTGCCCTGCTGGCCGATGAAGCTGCCCTGCTGCTGGGCATGGCTCTGACCGGTCAGTGGAACTGGAGCTATCTGCCTCTCCATCTGTGCAGCATCAATGTGTTCGTCTGTCTGTACAATACCCTCACCGATCAGAACTGGTGCAAGGAGGAACTCTATGCCCTCTGCATCCCCGGTGCGGCGCTGGCTCTGCTCTGCCCCAGCTGGCTGGACGTGCCCTCCTGGTGGACGCTCATCAATCTGCACTCGATCAGCATCCATGCCCTGCTGGTGCTCTACCCGGTTCTGCTTGTGGTGAGAGGCTACCGCCCCAGCGCCCGCCGTGCCCCGCAAGTGCTGGCTTTTTTGTTTGGCTCTGCCCTGCCTATTTACTTCTTGAATAAACCACTGAATACCAATTTCTACTTTCTGAACAATCCCTACGGCAATGTCATCACCAGTGCGTTTACCCGCCTGCTGGGTGAAAAATACTATATTCTGGGCTTTCTGCCCGCCATTGCGGTGGCGCTGTGTCTGATGTATCTGCCGTGGGTGGTAGCGGATGCCCGGCACAAAAAGAGAAAATAA
- a CDS encoding cation transporter, translating into MKKTYKIEVDCANCAQKMEDAANTVAGVAQATVSFMTQKMKVEFAEGAEPHDTMVNVLAACKKVEDDCEIFDI; encoded by the coding sequence ATGAAGAAGACCTACAAGATCGAAGTTGACTGCGCAAACTGCGCCCAGAAGATGGAGGATGCCGCCAACACCGTTGCAGGTGTGGCACAGGCTACCGTCAGCTTTATGACCCAGAAGATGAAGGTCGAGTTTGCTGAGGGTGCAGAGCCCCACGATACCATGGTGAATGTTCTGGCTGCCTGCAAAAAGGTCGAGGACGACTGCGAGATCTTCGATATCTGA
- a CDS encoding HAD family hydrolase produces the protein MHCNNWIFDMDGTLTDSMTVVWEGAPDALLARYGRTPKSDLHKTLLAMGMADGAAYLIREYNLPLKMEDYNDVMWDVITKLYETVELKPGVRELLARLKAEGARMCICSNTWSAQCRTVLTRLGIDEYFDFYVEAQGALHKSRPDVFFQTLARLGGTDPNRCVVCEDSLYAARTAHDAGFHVIGIADAASKSDEPALREVSDQFLTDWTELDWNKV, from the coding sequence ATGCACTGCAACAACTGGATCTTTGATATGGACGGCACCCTGACCGACAGCATGACCGTGGTATGGGAGGGCGCGCCCGATGCCCTGCTGGCCCGCTATGGCCGCACCCCAAAATCTGACCTCCACAAAACGCTCCTGGCCATGGGCATGGCCGATGGCGCGGCCTACCTCATCCGGGAGTACAACCTGCCCCTGAAAATGGAGGACTACAACGATGTGATGTGGGATGTTATCACCAAGCTCTACGAGACCGTGGAGCTCAAACCCGGCGTGCGGGAGCTGCTGGCCCGCCTGAAGGCCGAGGGTGCCCGCATGTGCATCTGCTCCAACACCTGGAGCGCCCAGTGCCGCACCGTGCTCACCCGTTTGGGCATCGATGAATATTTCGACTTCTATGTGGAGGCACAGGGGGCGCTCCACAAGAGCAGGCCGGATGTATTTTTCCAGACCCTTGCACGCCTGGGCGGCACTGACCCCAACCGGTGCGTTGTCTGTGAGGATTCCCTCTACGCCGCCCGCACCGCCCACGACGCAGGCTTCCACGTCATCGGCATCGCCGATGCCGCCAGCAAGTCCGATGAGCCCGCCCTGCGGGAGGTCAGCGACCAGTTCCTGACCGACTGGACGGAGCTGGACTGGAATAAGGTATAA
- a CDS encoding RrF2 family transcriptional regulator, which yields MHISNKCSIAVHCLVFLSEYGEREKVTSELLSCSTGCNPVTIRNILSALKKGEIITVKPGTGGAELALPPEKIDLYRICSVVDPEAIDKMIGIHHSPSPFCPVGRNIGNVLGKTYDTLKNNLIASMKTITLEQILADYHEVLAEEKNKKS from the coding sequence ATGCACATCAGCAATAAATGTTCCATTGCGGTTCACTGTCTGGTTTTTCTTTCAGAGTACGGTGAAAGGGAAAAAGTGACCAGTGAACTGCTTTCATGTTCGACAGGGTGCAACCCAGTCACCATCCGCAATATTCTCAGTGCCCTGAAAAAAGGCGAGATCATCACGGTAAAGCCCGGTACGGGCGGTGCGGAGCTTGCTCTGCCGCCGGAGAAGATCGATCTGTATCGGATCTGTTCCGTCGTAGACCCGGAGGCAATTGATAAAATGATCGGGATCCATCATTCTCCTTCGCCCTTTTGCCCGGTGGGCCGGAACATCGGCAATGTGCTGGGGAAAACCTATGACACACTGAAAAACAATTTGATCGCCAGTATGAAAACCATCACGCTGGAACAGATCCTTGCCGACTATCACGAGGTTCTGGCAGAAGAAAAAAATAAGAAGAGCTGA
- a CDS encoding 4Fe-4S binding protein: protein MTCFQLIFSPTGGTERVAKALTETWPNVQTIDLSAQNFTAPAIPFSADDLVLIAMPAFEAMAPQPALDRLALLQGNGARCALAAVYGNRAVDNTLAQMEDYARNAGFQPIATVSAVAAHSLLPEFAAGRPDDTDCQQLAVFGKQILEKFTSGSDTCPPIPGEHNCKAKRAGLIPTVNANCISCGLCARECPVGAISYDNFTVTDPSKCITCMRCVSRCPVHARSVDAAIVARVTDFLRARCSDRKENELLL from the coding sequence ATGACCTGTTTCCAACTCATTTTCAGCCCCACCGGCGGCACGGAACGTGTTGCAAAGGCGCTCACCGAGACCTGGCCGAATGTGCAGACCATTGACTTGTCCGCACAGAACTTTACCGCACCTGCCATTCCATTCAGCGCAGATGACCTCGTTCTGATTGCCATGCCAGCTTTTGAAGCCATGGCACCTCAGCCCGCTCTGGACCGTCTGGCGCTCTTACAGGGCAATGGTGCCCGCTGCGCCCTGGCAGCGGTCTACGGCAACCGTGCCGTTGATAACACCCTTGCCCAGATGGAAGACTATGCCCGGAACGCCGGGTTCCAGCCCATTGCCACAGTTTCTGCCGTTGCGGCACACAGTCTGCTGCCCGAATTTGCCGCCGGCCGTCCAGACGATACCGATTGCCAGCAGCTGGCCGTTTTCGGCAAGCAGATCCTCGAAAAATTCACTTCCGGCTCCGATACCTGCCCGCCAATTCCCGGAGAGCACAACTGCAAAGCGAAGCGGGCCGGGCTGATTCCCACTGTCAATGCCAATTGCATTTCCTGCGGGCTTTGCGCACGGGAATGCCCCGTGGGAGCCATCTCCTACGATAACTTCACCGTTACCGATCCGTCCAAGTGCATTACCTGTATGCGCTGTGTTTCCCGCTGTCCGGTTCACGCCCGGTCTGTGGATGCCGCCATTGTCGCGCGGGTGACCGATTTTCTGAGAGCCCGCTGCTCCGACCGCAAAGAAAACGAGCTGCTCCTGTAA
- a CDS encoding aminopeptidase P family N-terminal domain-containing protein → MSMNTVPERLAALRAAMKANGVDVYLIPVGDPHSSEYLPDHYTSLTYFSGFHGENSNFVVTPTESAVWADGRYFVQAEKEIAGTEIQLMRMGEPGVPTVEEYCGKVLPENGVLGLCGLTASCGLVRGVQKELDAKKGTIKTLNLEDELWTEGRPALPATPAWILPKEYAGFSPAEKLERLRGKLKELGCTAQLVGKLDNLAWLLNLRAMDIQCTPYAMSYCYVTPERAVLFINTARLGAEAAAELKANGVEIQEYDDVLKFLAAETEPQTVLADPASVNFAVYETLQNNAALTVKDEADPLLPMKGVKNEVELAHDREAHLRDAVAMVRFQKELEERLAAGEELTELTVDEILHKYRSAQDKFIVESFGTIAAYGGNAAMMHYHATKEDHAKLERKGFLLVDSGATYLDGTTDITRTYPLGELTEDEKLFYTWTLQCHIDIAKAVWLNYCDGHMLDTIAREPLWRHLINYRCGTGHSVSFVGNVHEGPHSLNGRNTTVFQPGMIITDEPGVYEAGQVGIRIENELECYHKADNQYGTFLAFRPLTFVPIATSPVVPGVLTRDELDWLNAYHREVFEKLAPRLNEEERDWLAKKCAAIGA, encoded by the coding sequence ATGAGCATGAACACGGTTCCTGAGCGTCTGGCCGCCCTGCGGGCTGCCATGAAGGCCAACGGCGTGGACGTTTATCTGATCCCGGTGGGTGACCCGCATTCCAGCGAGTACCTGCCCGACCATTACACCTCCCTGACCTATTTCTCCGGCTTCCACGGCGAAAACTCCAACTTCGTCGTCACCCCCACCGAGAGCGCTGTCTGGGCAGACGGCCGCTATTTTGTGCAGGCCGAAAAGGAGATTGCCGGTACCGAGATCCAGCTGATGCGGATGGGTGAGCCGGGCGTGCCCACCGTGGAGGAATACTGCGGCAAGGTGCTGCCTGAGAACGGCGTGCTGGGCCTGTGCGGCCTGACCGCTTCCTGCGGGCTGGTGCGCGGCGTGCAGAAGGAGCTGGATGCCAAGAAGGGCACCATCAAGACCCTGAACCTTGAGGATGAGCTGTGGACCGAGGGCCGCCCCGCCCTGCCTGCCACCCCGGCATGGATCCTGCCCAAGGAGTATGCAGGCTTCTCCCCTGCCGAAAAGCTGGAGCGCCTGCGCGGCAAGCTCAAGGAGCTGGGCTGCACCGCACAGCTGGTGGGCAAGCTGGATAATCTGGCCTGGCTGCTGAACCTGCGTGCCATGGATATCCAGTGCACTCCCTATGCCATGTCTTACTGCTATGTGACCCCGGAGCGCGCGGTGCTCTTCATCAACACCGCACGTCTGGGCGCGGAAGCTGCCGCAGAGCTCAAGGCCAACGGCGTGGAGATCCAGGAGTACGATGACGTGCTCAAGTTCCTGGCCGCTGAGACCGAGCCCCAGACCGTGCTGGCCGACCCTGCATCCGTGAACTTTGCTGTTTACGAGACCCTGCAGAACAACGCCGCCCTGACCGTCAAGGATGAGGCCGACCCCCTGCTGCCCATGAAGGGCGTGAAGAATGAGGTCGAGCTGGCTCACGACCGCGAAGCCCATCTGCGGGATGCGGTTGCCATGGTGCGGTTCCAGAAGGAGCTGGAAGAGCGTCTGGCTGCCGGGGAAGAGCTGACCGAGCTGACTGTGGACGAGATCCTCCACAAGTACCGCTCCGCACAGGACAAGTTCATCGTGGAGAGCTTTGGCACCATTGCCGCCTACGGTGGAAACGCTGCCATGATGCACTACCACGCCACCAAGGAGGACCATGCCAAGCTGGAGCGCAAGGGCTTCCTGCTGGTGGACAGCGGTGCCACCTATCTGGACGGCACCACTGATATCACCCGCACCTACCCGCTGGGTGAACTGACCGAGGACGAAAAGCTGTTCTACACCTGGACCCTGCAGTGCCACATCGACATTGCAAAGGCTGTCTGGCTGAACTACTGCGACGGTCACATGCTGGATACCATCGCCCGTGAGCCGCTGTGGCGGCACCTCATCAACTACCGCTGCGGCACTGGCCACAGCGTCAGCTTTGTGGGCAACGTCCACGAGGGTCCCCACTCCCTGAACGGCCGCAACACCACGGTGTTCCAGCCGGGCATGATCATCACCGATGAGCCGGGCGTGTACGAGGCCGGTCAGGTGGGCATCCGCATTGAGAACGAGCTGGAGTGCTACCACAAGGCCGACAACCAGTACGGCACCTTCCTGGCCTTCCGTCCGCTGACCTTTGTGCCCATTGCCACCTCTCCTGTGGTGCCCGGTGTCCTGACCCGGGACGAGCTGGACTGGCTGAACGCCTACCACCGCGAAGTGTTTGAGAAGCTGGCTCCCCGCCTGAATGAAGAAGAGCGGGATTGGCTGGCAAAGAAGTGCGCTGCCATCGGAGCATAA
- a CDS encoding patatin-like phospholipase family protein, translating into MAQNDTPVKALVLAGGGARGSYQVGVWRALTELGWRPQIITGTSVGSLNGAMFALDLYETARDMWMSIRSQDVMELPEENADLSELHAFLREVVRDGGMDVTPLEEIVERVLDEDALRASPIRFGLVTVEKRGLKPRELTLEDIPAGKVKDYLLASAACFPALRAKQIDGVQFLDGGYRDNMPTALAQKMGAEELVCVDLEGVGITLPNRTGLPTTMIRSYWELGDILHFDPDTARRNMELGYYDTRRAMGYLRGCAYAVSTSAESCEDAAAFAWKFQQVQKAVREKYPVTLTADAALLLANMKDAQLAPLEAAAEDAGVDPTVFYTTRTLAEAFLEKCDRERIESFAPLFEGSGNAAQAARAALLPNTFLQALVCRALTGPVLPEVIEE; encoded by the coding sequence ATGGCACAGAATGATACCCCGGTCAAGGCACTGGTGCTGGCAGGCGGCGGTGCGCGCGGCAGCTATCAGGTGGGTGTGTGGCGTGCCCTGACCGAGCTGGGCTGGCGGCCCCAGATCATCACCGGCACCAGTGTGGGCAGCCTGAACGGCGCCATGTTTGCGCTGGATCTGTACGAAACGGCCCGGGATATGTGGATGAGCATCCGCAGCCAGGACGTGATGGAGCTGCCGGAGGAAAACGCCGACCTTTCTGAGCTGCACGCCTTCCTGCGGGAAGTGGTGCGGGACGGCGGCATGGACGTGACCCCGCTGGAAGAGATCGTGGAGCGGGTGCTGGATGAGGATGCCCTGCGGGCTTCGCCCATCCGGTTCGGCCTTGTCACCGTGGAAAAGCGGGGGCTGAAGCCCCGGGAGCTGACGCTGGAGGATATCCCGGCGGGCAAGGTAAAGGATTATCTGCTGGCCTCGGCTGCCTGTTTCCCCGCCCTGCGGGCAAAGCAGATCGACGGGGTGCAGTTCCTGGATGGCGGCTACCGGGACAATATGCCCACCGCGCTGGCCCAGAAGATGGGCGCGGAGGAGCTGGTCTGTGTTGATCTGGAAGGGGTGGGCATCACCCTGCCCAACCGCACCGGCCTGCCCACCACCATGATCCGCAGCTACTGGGAGCTGGGGGATATCCTCCACTTTGACCCCGATACCGCCAGACGGAACATGGAGCTGGGCTACTACGATACCCGCCGCGCCATGGGATATCTGCGGGGCTGCGCCTATGCTGTTTCCACCAGCGCTGAGAGCTGTGAGGATGCCGCCGCCTTTGCGTGGAAATTCCAGCAGGTGCAGAAGGCGGTGCGGGAAAAATACCCCGTGACCCTGACAGCGGATGCGGCCCTGCTGCTGGCCAACATGAAGGATGCCCAGCTGGCCCCGCTGGAAGCTGCCGCCGAGGATGCGGGCGTGGACCCCACCGTGTTCTATACCACCCGGACGCTGGCGGAAGCCTTTTTGGAAAAATGCGACCGGGAGCGCATCGAGAGCTTTGCGCCCCTGTTTGAGGGCAGCGGCAATGCGGCACAGGCCGCACGGGCCGCTCTGCTGCCCAATACGTTCTTACAGGCATTGGTCTGCCGTGCCCTTACCGGGCCGGTACTGCCGGAGGTGATCGAGGAATGA